The following are from one region of the Vicugna pacos chromosome 9, VicPac4, whole genome shotgun sequence genome:
- the LRIF1 gene encoding ligand-dependent nuclear receptor-interacting factor 1 isoform X1 encodes MSNNLQRVFLKPAEEKSGSASHCVSGCMYQVVQTIGSDGKNLLQLLPIPNSSGNLIPLVQSSVMSDALKGNTGSPVQVTFKTQISSSSTSSSVQLPIFQPASSSNYFLTRTVDTAEKVRVTSVGTENFTSSVSKVQSHGVKIDGLTMQTFAVSPSSTQNDSSFILVNTQSLPMTVKSPVLPSGHHLQIPAHAEVKSVPASSLPPSVQQKILASATTSTSGTVEASQIPTVIYVSPVNTVKNVVTKNFQNIYPKPVTEIAKPVILNTTQIPVNVAKETQLKGGQHSQAAPVKWIFQENLQPCTPSLVPVKSSNNVASKILKTFVDRKSLGDNTVNMPPLSTISPGGTQSKSMPIKDNALVMFNGKVYLLAKKGTDVLPSLIDQQNSVSPDIPRKDTSQIVSSSPVTEISREVVNIVLAKSKSSQMETKSLSNTRLASMANLRAEKNKKVEKPFLSTPDPHNMNQSINCLKQSKTLFTKPDFPDGFSTGQNAPRKGNIIQSIEKISSSVDATTVTSQQCVFRDQEPKIQNEMASTLEKVTQERNNRKNSQGRSNKAYLKNDAELKKIFGLTKDLRVCLTRIPHHLGSGECFDLFSNLVKSDTYKETQFIVKEEGRKQGFDKKRKAKTAKKMDHTKKRKTENICNTALNGGTNVTSSQDFSSILPTSNVSHCSNLSSLSKTREEERPEIEDCTQENQEKGTLSSSAAFEQSHSFNKNYTDDIFPMTPPELEETIRDEKIRRLKQALREKEAALEEMRKKMQQK; translated from the exons ATGTCCAATAACCTACAGAGGGTCTTCCTGAAACCTGCAGAGGAAAAGTCAGGCAGCGCCTCGCATTG TGTTTCAGGATGCATGTACCAAGTAGTTCAGACGATTGGCTCGGATGGAAAAAATCTTCTGCAATTACTTCCAATTCCTAATTCCTCTGGAAATCTTATACCGCTAGTTCAATCTTCAGTCATGTCTGATGCTTTGAAAGGGAATACAGGAAGCCCAGTTCAAGTTACTTTTAAGACTCAGATTTCCAGCTCTTCCACAAGTTCATCAGTTCAATTGCCCATTTTTCAGCCAGCCAGTTCTTCAAACTATTTTCTTACAAGAACAGTAGATACAGCAGAAAAAGTTAGAGTTACTTCTGTGGGAACTGAAAATTTTACCTCATCAGTTTCTAAAGTTCAGAGTCATGGTGTGAAAATTGATGGACTCACCATGCAAACATTTGCTGTTTCTCCCTCCTCAACACAAAATGattcatcttttattttagtaaatacCCAGAGTCTTCCAATGACTGTCAAGTCTCCAGTTTTGCCTTCTGGGCATCATTTACAGATTCCAGCCCATGCTGAAGTGAAATCTGTACCAGCGTCATCATTGCCTCCTTCAGTTCAGCAAAAGATACTTGCATCTGCAACCACAAGTACCTCAGGAACAGTTGAGGCCTCCCAAATACCGACTGTTATTTATGTATCTCCTGTAAATACAGTGAAAAATGTAGTTACCAAGAACTTTCAAAACATTTACCCAAAACCTGTTACAGAAATAGCAAAGCCAGTGATACTAAATACCACACAAATTCCAGTGAATGTTGCTAAGGAGACACAATTAAAAGGTGGTCAGCATTCTCAAGCTGCTCCAGTGAAATGGATTTTTCAAGAAAATCTACAGCCTTGCACTCCATCTCTTGTTCCTGTTAAATCTTCAAATAATGTGGcttcaaagattttaaaaacttttgtagATAGGAAAAGTTTGGGAGACAATACTGTTAATATGCCACCATTGAGTACCATCAGTCCTGGTGGGACACAATCCAAAAGTATGCCTATTAAAGATAATGCTTTGGTTATGTTTAATGGGAAAGTCTACCTGTTGGCTAAAAAGGGGACAGATGTTTTGCCATCACTAATTGACCAACAGAATTCTGTTTCTCCTGATATTCCAAGAAAAGATACATCTCAGATAGTGAGTTCAAGTCCAGTCACAGAAATATCCAGAGAGGTTGTAAATATTGTTTTGGCTAAAAGTAAATCTTCCCAGATGGAGACAAAATCACTTTCAAATACCCGACTTGCTTCCATGGCCAATCTAAGGGCAGAGAAGAATAAAAAAGTGGAGAAACCATTTCTTTCTACCCCAGATCCACATAATATGAACCAATCCATTAACTGCTTAAAACAGAGTAAGACTTTATTCACAAAGCCAGACTTTCCAGATGGATTTAGTACAGGACAGAATGCCCCCAGAAAAGGAAATATCATCCAGAGCATAGAGAAAATAAGTTCCTCTGTTGATGCAACAACTGTTACTTCACAACAGTGTGTTTTCAGAGACCAAGAACCAAAG ATCCAGAATGAGATGGCATCAACATTAGAAAAAGTTACTCAAGAAAGAAATAACAGGAAAAATTCTCAAGGAAGAAGCAATAAGGCATATCTGAAGAATGATGCTGAACTTAAAAAGATATTTGGTCTCACTAAAGATTTGAGAGTATGCCTTACTCGGATTCCTCACCATTTGGGCTCTGGAGAATGTTTTGATTTATTTAGCAATTTGGTGAAGAGTGATACTTACAAAGAGACACAATTTATagtgaaggaggaagggagaaaacag GGTtttgataagaaaagaaaagcaaaaacagctAAGAAGATGGATcacacaaagaagagaaaaactgagAACATTTGTAATACAGCTCTAAATGGAGGAACTAATGTCACTAGTTCGCAAGACTTTAGCAGTATTTTACCAACTTCAAATGTATCACACTGTAGCAATCTCTCAAGCCTCAGCAAAACCAGAGAAGAAGAGAGACCTGAGATAGAAGATTGTACCCAAGAGAACCAAGAGAAAGGCACACTGAGTTCAAGTGCAGCTTTTGAACAAAGTCAttccttcaataaaaattatactgACGATATTTTCCCCATGACACCACCAGAGTTAGAAGAAACCATTAGAGATGAAAAAATAAGAAGACTTAAGCAGGCactgagagagaaagaagcagctCTTGAAGAAATGCGTAAGAAGAtgcagcaaaaataa
- the LRIF1 gene encoding ligand-dependent nuclear receptor-interacting factor 1 isoform X2, protein MRVLPRIGCICRGTTFDSVSGCMYQVVQTIGSDGKNLLQLLPIPNSSGNLIPLVQSSVMSDALKGNTGSPVQVTFKTQISSSSTSSSVQLPIFQPASSSNYFLTRTVDTAEKVRVTSVGTENFTSSVSKVQSHGVKIDGLTMQTFAVSPSSTQNDSSFILVNTQSLPMTVKSPVLPSGHHLQIPAHAEVKSVPASSLPPSVQQKILASATTSTSGTVEASQIPTVIYVSPVNTVKNVVTKNFQNIYPKPVTEIAKPVILNTTQIPVNVAKETQLKGGQHSQAAPVKWIFQENLQPCTPSLVPVKSSNNVASKILKTFVDRKSLGDNTVNMPPLSTISPGGTQSKSMPIKDNALVMFNGKVYLLAKKGTDVLPSLIDQQNSVSPDIPRKDTSQIVSSSPVTEISREVVNIVLAKSKSSQMETKSLSNTRLASMANLRAEKNKKVEKPFLSTPDPHNMNQSINCLKQSKTLFTKPDFPDGFSTGQNAPRKGNIIQSIEKISSSVDATTVTSQQCVFRDQEPKIQNEMASTLEKVTQERNNRKNSQGRSNKAYLKNDAELKKIFGLTKDLRVCLTRIPHHLGSGECFDLFSNLVKSDTYKETQFIVKEEGRKQGFDKKRKAKTAKKMDHTKKRKTENICNTALNGGTNVTSSQDFSSILPTSNVSHCSNLSSLSKTREEERPEIEDCTQENQEKGTLSSSAAFEQSHSFNKNYTDDIFPMTPPELEETIRDEKIRRLKQALREKEAALEEMRKKMQQK, encoded by the exons ATGAGAGTGCTGCCTCGAATTGGATGTATATGCCGAGGAACTACATTTGACAG TGTTTCAGGATGCATGTACCAAGTAGTTCAGACGATTGGCTCGGATGGAAAAAATCTTCTGCAATTACTTCCAATTCCTAATTCCTCTGGAAATCTTATACCGCTAGTTCAATCTTCAGTCATGTCTGATGCTTTGAAAGGGAATACAGGAAGCCCAGTTCAAGTTACTTTTAAGACTCAGATTTCCAGCTCTTCCACAAGTTCATCAGTTCAATTGCCCATTTTTCAGCCAGCCAGTTCTTCAAACTATTTTCTTACAAGAACAGTAGATACAGCAGAAAAAGTTAGAGTTACTTCTGTGGGAACTGAAAATTTTACCTCATCAGTTTCTAAAGTTCAGAGTCATGGTGTGAAAATTGATGGACTCACCATGCAAACATTTGCTGTTTCTCCCTCCTCAACACAAAATGattcatcttttattttagtaaatacCCAGAGTCTTCCAATGACTGTCAAGTCTCCAGTTTTGCCTTCTGGGCATCATTTACAGATTCCAGCCCATGCTGAAGTGAAATCTGTACCAGCGTCATCATTGCCTCCTTCAGTTCAGCAAAAGATACTTGCATCTGCAACCACAAGTACCTCAGGAACAGTTGAGGCCTCCCAAATACCGACTGTTATTTATGTATCTCCTGTAAATACAGTGAAAAATGTAGTTACCAAGAACTTTCAAAACATTTACCCAAAACCTGTTACAGAAATAGCAAAGCCAGTGATACTAAATACCACACAAATTCCAGTGAATGTTGCTAAGGAGACACAATTAAAAGGTGGTCAGCATTCTCAAGCTGCTCCAGTGAAATGGATTTTTCAAGAAAATCTACAGCCTTGCACTCCATCTCTTGTTCCTGTTAAATCTTCAAATAATGTGGcttcaaagattttaaaaacttttgtagATAGGAAAAGTTTGGGAGACAATACTGTTAATATGCCACCATTGAGTACCATCAGTCCTGGTGGGACACAATCCAAAAGTATGCCTATTAAAGATAATGCTTTGGTTATGTTTAATGGGAAAGTCTACCTGTTGGCTAAAAAGGGGACAGATGTTTTGCCATCACTAATTGACCAACAGAATTCTGTTTCTCCTGATATTCCAAGAAAAGATACATCTCAGATAGTGAGTTCAAGTCCAGTCACAGAAATATCCAGAGAGGTTGTAAATATTGTTTTGGCTAAAAGTAAATCTTCCCAGATGGAGACAAAATCACTTTCAAATACCCGACTTGCTTCCATGGCCAATCTAAGGGCAGAGAAGAATAAAAAAGTGGAGAAACCATTTCTTTCTACCCCAGATCCACATAATATGAACCAATCCATTAACTGCTTAAAACAGAGTAAGACTTTATTCACAAAGCCAGACTTTCCAGATGGATTTAGTACAGGACAGAATGCCCCCAGAAAAGGAAATATCATCCAGAGCATAGAGAAAATAAGTTCCTCTGTTGATGCAACAACTGTTACTTCACAACAGTGTGTTTTCAGAGACCAAGAACCAAAG ATCCAGAATGAGATGGCATCAACATTAGAAAAAGTTACTCAAGAAAGAAATAACAGGAAAAATTCTCAAGGAAGAAGCAATAAGGCATATCTGAAGAATGATGCTGAACTTAAAAAGATATTTGGTCTCACTAAAGATTTGAGAGTATGCCTTACTCGGATTCCTCACCATTTGGGCTCTGGAGAATGTTTTGATTTATTTAGCAATTTGGTGAAGAGTGATACTTACAAAGAGACACAATTTATagtgaaggaggaagggagaaaacag GGTtttgataagaaaagaaaagcaaaaacagctAAGAAGATGGATcacacaaagaagagaaaaactgagAACATTTGTAATACAGCTCTAAATGGAGGAACTAATGTCACTAGTTCGCAAGACTTTAGCAGTATTTTACCAACTTCAAATGTATCACACTGTAGCAATCTCTCAAGCCTCAGCAAAACCAGAGAAGAAGAGAGACCTGAGATAGAAGATTGTACCCAAGAGAACCAAGAGAAAGGCACACTGAGTTCAAGTGCAGCTTTTGAACAAAGTCAttccttcaataaaaattatactgACGATATTTTCCCCATGACACCACCAGAGTTAGAAGAAACCATTAGAGATGAAAAAATAAGAAGACTTAAGCAGGCactgagagagaaagaagcagctCTTGAAGAAATGCGTAAGAAGAtgcagcaaaaataa
- the LRIF1 gene encoding ligand-dependent nuclear receptor-interacting factor 1 isoform X3: MYQVVQTIGSDGKNLLQLLPIPNSSGNLIPLVQSSVMSDALKGNTGSPVQVTFKTQISSSSTSSSVQLPIFQPASSSNYFLTRTVDTAEKVRVTSVGTENFTSSVSKVQSHGVKIDGLTMQTFAVSPSSTQNDSSFILVNTQSLPMTVKSPVLPSGHHLQIPAHAEVKSVPASSLPPSVQQKILASATTSTSGTVEASQIPTVIYVSPVNTVKNVVTKNFQNIYPKPVTEIAKPVILNTTQIPVNVAKETQLKGGQHSQAAPVKWIFQENLQPCTPSLVPVKSSNNVASKILKTFVDRKSLGDNTVNMPPLSTISPGGTQSKSMPIKDNALVMFNGKVYLLAKKGTDVLPSLIDQQNSVSPDIPRKDTSQIVSSSPVTEISREVVNIVLAKSKSSQMETKSLSNTRLASMANLRAEKNKKVEKPFLSTPDPHNMNQSINCLKQSKTLFTKPDFPDGFSTGQNAPRKGNIIQSIEKISSSVDATTVTSQQCVFRDQEPKIQNEMASTLEKVTQERNNRKNSQGRSNKAYLKNDAELKKIFGLTKDLRVCLTRIPHHLGSGECFDLFSNLVKSDTYKETQFIVKEEGRKQGFDKKRKAKTAKKMDHTKKRKTENICNTALNGGTNVTSSQDFSSILPTSNVSHCSNLSSLSKTREEERPEIEDCTQENQEKGTLSSSAAFEQSHSFNKNYTDDIFPMTPPELEETIRDEKIRRLKQALREKEAALEEMRKKMQQK, encoded by the exons ATGTACCAAGTAGTTCAGACGATTGGCTCGGATGGAAAAAATCTTCTGCAATTACTTCCAATTCCTAATTCCTCTGGAAATCTTATACCGCTAGTTCAATCTTCAGTCATGTCTGATGCTTTGAAAGGGAATACAGGAAGCCCAGTTCAAGTTACTTTTAAGACTCAGATTTCCAGCTCTTCCACAAGTTCATCAGTTCAATTGCCCATTTTTCAGCCAGCCAGTTCTTCAAACTATTTTCTTACAAGAACAGTAGATACAGCAGAAAAAGTTAGAGTTACTTCTGTGGGAACTGAAAATTTTACCTCATCAGTTTCTAAAGTTCAGAGTCATGGTGTGAAAATTGATGGACTCACCATGCAAACATTTGCTGTTTCTCCCTCCTCAACACAAAATGattcatcttttattttagtaaatacCCAGAGTCTTCCAATGACTGTCAAGTCTCCAGTTTTGCCTTCTGGGCATCATTTACAGATTCCAGCCCATGCTGAAGTGAAATCTGTACCAGCGTCATCATTGCCTCCTTCAGTTCAGCAAAAGATACTTGCATCTGCAACCACAAGTACCTCAGGAACAGTTGAGGCCTCCCAAATACCGACTGTTATTTATGTATCTCCTGTAAATACAGTGAAAAATGTAGTTACCAAGAACTTTCAAAACATTTACCCAAAACCTGTTACAGAAATAGCAAAGCCAGTGATACTAAATACCACACAAATTCCAGTGAATGTTGCTAAGGAGACACAATTAAAAGGTGGTCAGCATTCTCAAGCTGCTCCAGTGAAATGGATTTTTCAAGAAAATCTACAGCCTTGCACTCCATCTCTTGTTCCTGTTAAATCTTCAAATAATGTGGcttcaaagattttaaaaacttttgtagATAGGAAAAGTTTGGGAGACAATACTGTTAATATGCCACCATTGAGTACCATCAGTCCTGGTGGGACACAATCCAAAAGTATGCCTATTAAAGATAATGCTTTGGTTATGTTTAATGGGAAAGTCTACCTGTTGGCTAAAAAGGGGACAGATGTTTTGCCATCACTAATTGACCAACAGAATTCTGTTTCTCCTGATATTCCAAGAAAAGATACATCTCAGATAGTGAGTTCAAGTCCAGTCACAGAAATATCCAGAGAGGTTGTAAATATTGTTTTGGCTAAAAGTAAATCTTCCCAGATGGAGACAAAATCACTTTCAAATACCCGACTTGCTTCCATGGCCAATCTAAGGGCAGAGAAGAATAAAAAAGTGGAGAAACCATTTCTTTCTACCCCAGATCCACATAATATGAACCAATCCATTAACTGCTTAAAACAGAGTAAGACTTTATTCACAAAGCCAGACTTTCCAGATGGATTTAGTACAGGACAGAATGCCCCCAGAAAAGGAAATATCATCCAGAGCATAGAGAAAATAAGTTCCTCTGTTGATGCAACAACTGTTACTTCACAACAGTGTGTTTTCAGAGACCAAGAACCAAAG ATCCAGAATGAGATGGCATCAACATTAGAAAAAGTTACTCAAGAAAGAAATAACAGGAAAAATTCTCAAGGAAGAAGCAATAAGGCATATCTGAAGAATGATGCTGAACTTAAAAAGATATTTGGTCTCACTAAAGATTTGAGAGTATGCCTTACTCGGATTCCTCACCATTTGGGCTCTGGAGAATGTTTTGATTTATTTAGCAATTTGGTGAAGAGTGATACTTACAAAGAGACACAATTTATagtgaaggaggaagggagaaaacag GGTtttgataagaaaagaaaagcaaaaacagctAAGAAGATGGATcacacaaagaagagaaaaactgagAACATTTGTAATACAGCTCTAAATGGAGGAACTAATGTCACTAGTTCGCAAGACTTTAGCAGTATTTTACCAACTTCAAATGTATCACACTGTAGCAATCTCTCAAGCCTCAGCAAAACCAGAGAAGAAGAGAGACCTGAGATAGAAGATTGTACCCAAGAGAACCAAGAGAAAGGCACACTGAGTTCAAGTGCAGCTTTTGAACAAAGTCAttccttcaataaaaattatactgACGATATTTTCCCCATGACACCACCAGAGTTAGAAGAAACCATTAGAGATGAAAAAATAAGAAGACTTAAGCAGGCactgagagagaaagaagcagctCTTGAAGAAATGCGTAAGAAGAtgcagcaaaaataa
- the LRIF1 gene encoding ligand-dependent nuclear receptor-interacting factor 1 isoform X4, with translation MASTLEKVTQERNNRKNSQGRSNKAYLKNDAELKKIFGLTKDLRVCLTRIPHHLGSGECFDLFSNLVKSDTYKETQFIVKEEGRKQGFDKKRKAKTAKKMDHTKKRKTENICNTALNGGTNVTSSQDFSSILPTSNVSHCSNLSSLSKTREEERPEIEDCTQENQEKGTLSSSAAFEQSHSFNKNYTDDIFPMTPPELEETIRDEKIRRLKQALREKEAALEEMRKKMQQK, from the exons ATGGCATCAACATTAGAAAAAGTTACTCAAGAAAGAAATAACAGGAAAAATTCTCAAGGAAGAAGCAATAAGGCATATCTGAAGAATGATGCTGAACTTAAAAAGATATTTGGTCTCACTAAAGATTTGAGAGTATGCCTTACTCGGATTCCTCACCATTTGGGCTCTGGAGAATGTTTTGATTTATTTAGCAATTTGGTGAAGAGTGATACTTACAAAGAGACACAATTTATagtgaaggaggaagggagaaaacag GGTtttgataagaaaagaaaagcaaaaacagctAAGAAGATGGATcacacaaagaagagaaaaactgagAACATTTGTAATACAGCTCTAAATGGAGGAACTAATGTCACTAGTTCGCAAGACTTTAGCAGTATTTTACCAACTTCAAATGTATCACACTGTAGCAATCTCTCAAGCCTCAGCAAAACCAGAGAAGAAGAGAGACCTGAGATAGAAGATTGTACCCAAGAGAACCAAGAGAAAGGCACACTGAGTTCAAGTGCAGCTTTTGAACAAAGTCAttccttcaataaaaattatactgACGATATTTTCCCCATGACACCACCAGAGTTAGAAGAAACCATTAGAGATGAAAAAATAAGAAGACTTAAGCAGGCactgagagagaaagaagcagctCTTGAAGAAATGCGTAAGAAGAtgcagcaaaaataa